The Hymenobacter baengnokdamensis genome includes a region encoding these proteins:
- a CDS encoding CheR family methyltransferase has protein sequence MMSDAEQEDAPRLETPGAPPPATKPAAAAAKSVAWLRDSLGSPSDKFAVVALCGSAGALEAYEQFFAHLPAETGLAFVLVLHRLPDPSPSPEQGIALVQVIQRFTPMPVAEAQDGQRVRPNHVYLIPASHDLSLLHGSLFLLKPTQPAGRRMPIDFFLQTLARDVGERAVCIICSGLGADGTIGLKLVMESFGMVMVQQPETALFDAMPRAALATEFVDFVLPPAQMPAQLLDYAGRPLEVRAARLADSPSRPSHALQKIFLLIRSQTGHDFSFYKRNTVFRRIERRMNAHQIKEFTHYVRYLQENPSEVEQLFRELLIGVTKFFRDAEAFASLKDHLRPLLAAKETDATVRVWAPGCSTGEEAYSLAMTLLECLDALEPGHHLKVQIFATDISAEGIAVARVGQYGENIVADVSPERLERFFQKTESGYQIRKEVRDVVVFALHNINKDAPFIKLDLLVCRNLLIYLNAELQKSLLPVFHYALNNQGLLFLGPSENINGYHDLFQPLDVKWKISRRSSQAASLPHLIKFPFSQARHTVPPPTALMSASASTHRQNSSFAALIQKKLVQAYVPPAVVIDAKGEILYVNGRTGKYLKPAPGLSGMNLFEMAREELNFEISGAVHRATQSREDVVVDNVRVRTDTGLQVLRLSVRHLAGPEELAGLLLVVFEDQPTTRRVRQARHNPALDDAHRDAVVAALDKELQYTKHRLQTTVEEMESSLEELKSTNEELQSANEELQSTNEEAMTNKEETQSLNEELMTLNMQYQAKTEELGQTANDMKNLLDATEIAIIFLDNDLIIKRFTPPVGRIISLLPADVGRPLAHFTSSLRYEHLLRDVQQVLDRLTSIETNIQTTQGEWFTMRILPYRSLDNYIDGAVITFTDITALKLLEARLQETARFSESLQATGREPQLALDTELCVLSANQAFAEAFGEPLAALHGRALTSLNGGAWGQPALLERLRALLQAAVSEFSDLTLILDLPGRCRCRVLLYGRRLQQQGQPTSQLMLGVRALDPAQ, from the coding sequence ATGATGTCTGATGCTGAGCAGGAAGATGCCCCCCGCTTAGAAACCCCGGGGGCGCCGCCACCAGCAACCAAGCCCGCCGCGGCCGCCGCGAAAAGCGTGGCCTGGCTGCGCGACAGCCTGGGCAGCCCCAGCGACAAGTTTGCCGTAGTGGCCCTGTGCGGCTCGGCGGGTGCGCTCGAAGCCTACGAGCAGTTTTTCGCTCACTTGCCGGCCGAAACCGGCCTGGCCTTTGTGCTGGTGCTGCACCGCCTCCCCGACCCTAGCCCCAGCCCCGAGCAGGGTATAGCCCTCGTGCAGGTTATTCAGCGCTTCACCCCCATGCCCGTGGCCGAGGCTCAGGATGGCCAGCGCGTTCGCCCCAACCACGTGTACCTTATTCCGGCCAGCCACGACCTGAGCCTGCTGCACGGCAGCCTGTTTTTGCTCAAGCCGACCCAGCCGGCCGGTCGGCGTATGCCCATCGACTTCTTCCTGCAAACCCTGGCCCGGGATGTGGGTGAGCGCGCCGTGTGCATTATCTGCTCCGGGCTGGGAGCCGATGGCACCATCGGCCTGAAGCTCGTGATGGAAAGCTTCGGCATGGTGATGGTGCAGCAGCCCGAAACGGCCCTCTTCGATGCCATGCCCCGCGCGGCCCTGGCCACCGAGTTCGTTGATTTCGTGCTGCCGCCGGCTCAAATGCCGGCTCAGCTGCTCGACTACGCAGGGCGCCCCCTGGAGGTGCGCGCCGCCCGCCTGGCCGACTCGCCCAGCCGACCCAGCCACGCGCTGCAGAAAATCTTTTTGCTTATCCGCTCCCAAACGGGGCACGACTTCAGCTTTTACAAGCGCAATACGGTGTTTCGGCGCATCGAGCGGCGCATGAACGCCCACCAAATCAAGGAGTTTACCCACTACGTGCGCTACCTGCAGGAAAACCCCAGCGAGGTAGAGCAGCTCTTTCGCGAGCTGCTGATTGGCGTTACGAAGTTTTTCCGCGATGCCGAGGCGTTTGCCAGCCTCAAAGACCACCTGCGGCCGCTGCTGGCAGCCAAGGAAACCGACGCTACCGTGCGGGTATGGGCGCCCGGCTGCTCGACCGGCGAGGAAGCCTACTCGCTGGCCATGACGCTTCTGGAGTGCCTGGATGCGCTGGAGCCTGGCCACCACCTGAAGGTGCAGATTTTTGCCACCGACATCTCGGCCGAGGGCATTGCCGTGGCCCGCGTGGGTCAATACGGCGAAAATATCGTGGCCGATGTAAGCCCCGAGCGGCTGGAGCGCTTTTTTCAGAAAACTGAGAGCGGCTACCAGATTCGAAAGGAAGTGCGCGACGTGGTGGTGTTTGCCCTGCACAACATCAACAAGGACGCGCCCTTTATCAAGCTCGACCTGCTGGTGTGCCGCAACCTGCTCATCTACCTCAATGCCGAGCTGCAAAAAAGCCTGCTGCCCGTGTTTCATTATGCCCTGAACAACCAGGGCTTGCTGTTTCTGGGACCCAGCGAAAACATTAACGGCTACCACGACTTATTTCAGCCGCTTGACGTGAAGTGGAAGATTTCGCGGCGTAGCAGCCAGGCGGCCTCGCTGCCCCACCTTATCAAGTTTCCCTTTTCGCAGGCGCGGCACACTGTCCCGCCGCCCACGGCCCTTATGTCTGCCTCTGCCTCTACCCACCGTCAAAACAGCTCGTTTGCTGCCCTCATCCAAAAAAAACTGGTGCAAGCCTACGTGCCCCCCGCCGTAGTAATTGATGCTAAGGGAGAAATACTCTACGTGAACGGCCGCACCGGCAAGTACCTCAAGCCGGCCCCCGGCCTCAGCGGCATGAACCTCTTTGAGATGGCTCGCGAGGAATTGAACTTTGAGATAAGCGGGGCTGTGCACCGGGCTACCCAAAGCCGCGAAGATGTGGTAGTCGACAATGTGCGCGTGCGCACAGATACCGGTTTGCAGGTGCTACGCCTCTCGGTGCGCCACCTGGCCGGGCCCGAAGAGCTGGCCGGCCTGCTGCTGGTCGTGTTCGAAGACCAGCCTACTACGCGTCGGGTGCGCCAGGCCAGGCATAACCCCGCCCTCGACGACGCCCACCGCGACGCCGTAGTGGCCGCCCTCGACAAAGAGCTGCAGTATACCAAGCACCGCCTCCAAACCACGGTGGAGGAGATGGAAAGCAGCCTCGAAGAGCTGAAAAGCACCAACGAGGAGCTGCAAAGCGCCAATGAAGAGCTGCAAAGCACCAACGAGGAGGCCATGACCAACAAGGAGGAGACGCAGAGCCTCAACGAGGAGCTGATGACTCTCAACATGCAGTACCAGGCCAAAACCGAGGAGCTGGGCCAGACGGCCAACGACATGAAAAACCTGCTCGATGCCACCGAGATAGCTATTATATTTCTGGATAATGATCTGATAATAAAGCGTTTTACCCCGCCCGTGGGCCGCATCATCAGCCTGCTGCCGGCCGATGTGGGCCGGCCGCTGGCGCATTTTACCTCCAGCCTGCGCTACGAGCACCTGCTGCGCGACGTGCAGCAGGTGCTCGACCGCCTCACCAGTATTGAAACCAATATTCAGACCACCCAGGGCGAGTGGTTTACGATGCGCATTCTGCCCTATCGCTCGCTCGATAACTACATCGACGGGGCCGTCATCACCTTCACCGACATTACGGCCCTGAAGCTGCTGGAAGCCCGCTTGCAGGAAACAGCCCGCTTTTCGGAAAGCCTCCAGGCTACCGGCCGCGAGCCCCAGCTGGCCCTCGATACGGAGCTATGCGTACTTAGCGCCAACCAGGCCTTTGCCGAGGCGTTTGGCGAGCCGCTGGCGGCGCTGCACGGCCGGGCCCTCACTTCCCTCAACGGCGGGGCCTGGGGCCAGCCCGCGCTGCTCGAGCGCCTGCGGGCTCTGCTCCAGGCCGCCGTGTCGGAGTTTAGCGACCTCACCCTCATCCTCGACCTGCCCGGCCGGTGCCGGTGCCGGGTGCTGCTCTACGGCCGCCGCCTGCAGCAGCAGGGGCAGCCCACCAGCCAGCTGATGCTGGGCGTGCGGGCGCTCGACCCCGCCCAGTAG
- the lepB gene encoding signal peptidase I, translating into MAFFSRRRPGAAPAPAPSQAREWLHSLLFAVVAAMLLRWSAVEAYVIPSESMEHSLLVGDYLFVSKLHYGPITPQTPLQVPLTHQTLPLLGLKSYSALIQLPTYRFPGFSSVQRNDVVVFHVPHEQQRPADLRTFLIKRCVAIAGDTLTIRQGQVFVNGRPEAIAGQPQTTYFLAVPQPNDEVRQALHDQGVVDYTQPDGTPAMGTNPDTGQLGYLISCPASVAAYFKKQPYVQSLTVVTPTAQLFPDVADYPVSGARSAVPRKWQLDDYGPLPVPKKGQTITLTPANAAIYYKIVSQYEHNQGISWQDGMIQQNGRPLTSYTIKQNYYWMMGDNRHNSEDSRFWGFVPEDHVVGKAVFVWLSLDPHADFWHRVRWSRLLQPVS; encoded by the coding sequence ATGGCTTTCTTTTCGCGCCGGCGGCCCGGTGCCGCACCTGCTCCGGCTCCCAGCCAAGCCCGCGAGTGGCTTCATTCGCTACTGTTTGCCGTAGTGGCAGCTATGCTGCTGCGCTGGTCGGCCGTCGAGGCCTACGTTATCCCATCCGAAAGCATGGAGCACTCGCTGCTGGTGGGCGACTACCTGTTTGTGAGTAAGCTGCACTACGGCCCCATTACGCCCCAAACGCCACTGCAAGTGCCGCTTACGCACCAGACGCTGCCGCTGCTGGGCCTCAAAAGCTACTCCGCCCTCATTCAGCTGCCTACCTACCGTTTCCCAGGCTTCAGCTCGGTGCAGCGCAACGACGTGGTGGTGTTTCATGTGCCGCACGAGCAGCAGCGCCCGGCCGACCTGCGCACCTTTCTTATCAAGCGCTGCGTGGCCATCGCCGGCGACACCCTAACCATTCGCCAGGGCCAGGTATTTGTCAATGGCCGCCCCGAAGCCATTGCCGGCCAGCCCCAAACCACTTATTTCCTGGCCGTGCCCCAGCCCAACGACGAAGTACGCCAGGCCCTGCACGACCAGGGCGTAGTAGATTATACCCAGCCCGACGGCACTCCGGCGATGGGCACCAACCCCGATACCGGCCAGCTGGGCTACCTCATCAGCTGCCCGGCCAGCGTGGCTGCGTACTTTAAAAAGCAGCCCTACGTGCAGTCGCTGACCGTGGTAACGCCTACTGCCCAACTTTTCCCCGATGTGGCCGATTATCCGGTGTCGGGGGCCAGGAGCGCGGTGCCGCGCAAATGGCAGCTCGACGATTATGGCCCGCTGCCGGTGCCGAAAAAAGGCCAGACCATTACGCTAACGCCCGCCAATGCCGCTATTTACTATAAAATCGTGAGCCAGTACGAGCACAATCAGGGCATCAGCTGGCAGGATGGCATGATTCAGCAAAACGGCCGGCCGCTCACCAGCTATACTATCAAGCAGAACTACTACTGGATGATGGGCGACAACCGCCACAACTCCGAAGACTCGCGCTTCTGGGGCTTTGTGCCCGAAGACCATGTAGTGGGCAAAGCCGTGTTTGTGTGGCTCTCACTAGACCCCCACGCCGATTTCTGGCACCGCGTGCGCTGGAGCCGACTGCTGCAACCCGTGAGTTAG
- a CDS encoding transposase yields MGLEGGGLSAGAWEKLAPHLAGKAGDVGCTAADNRLFLNAVLWVMRHGGTWRILPQRFGKHDSVRKRALGWAQKGT; encoded by the coding sequence ATGGGACTTGAAGGCGGCGGATTGAGTGCGGGAGCCTGGGAAAAGCTCGCCCCACATTTGGCGGGCAAGGCCGGGGACGTCGGCTGCACGGCCGCCGATAACCGCCTGTTTTTGAACGCAGTGCTCTGGGTCATGCGCCACGGCGGCACGTGGCGTATCCTGCCCCAGCGCTTCGGCAAGCACGATTCGGTGCGCAAGCGGGCCTTGGGCTGGGCGCAGAAAGGAACTTGA
- a CDS encoding M56 family metallopeptidase produces the protein MLYLLKANVVLALFAAAYYGLLRRLTFFGLNRAYLLLALLFAAAYPALPMPALLPAGAVQPLAGPISPDAIVVASSLPASAGIGWLNIVFYAYLAGAGFLLLRLLGQLLSLALVAARSRPGRVVGQPVRILAGAAGPFSFGSTIYLSEAALADTAGLPAALHHEQAHVRQWHTADVLLTQLFTALAWPNPAAWLLRRAVLDNLEYLADRAALQTGLDRRAYQYCLLRQQAGGVPAPALAFHFSFLTLKNRITMLNQPASTTRQLGRYLLAAPLVMALALGYTGARAQVAPTPVPAQKPMTKNVTYYLDGKLTTQAEFNKINPDDIQSMDVIKNAAQRKALGLSNSSSDGIVSVITKANVNSPDVAAFNKRVPLIPATTAQNASVAAVTAYVIKNYPNARLETVSIVNGEADRYKAIFIENSQRMQLLFDGKGQPVKQ, from the coding sequence ATGCTTTATCTGCTGAAAGCCAACGTGGTGCTGGCGCTGTTTGCGGCGGCCTACTATGGGCTGCTGCGCCGGCTCACCTTTTTTGGGCTGAACCGCGCCTATCTACTGCTGGCGCTCTTGTTTGCGGCTGCCTACCCGGCTTTGCCGATGCCTGCGCTGCTGCCGGCCGGGGCCGTGCAGCCGCTGGCCGGGCCCATTAGCCCTGACGCTATAGTGGTGGCAAGCAGCCTGCCAGCAAGCGCTGGCATTGGCTGGCTTAACATAGTATTTTATGCATATTTAGCCGGAGCAGGTTTTCTTTTGCTGCGGCTGCTGGGGCAGCTGCTAAGCCTGGCGCTGGTAGCCGCACGCAGCCGGCCAGGTAGGGTAGTGGGCCAGCCCGTACGAATACTGGCCGGCGCGGCGGGCCCGTTTTCTTTCGGCAGCACCATCTACCTGAGCGAGGCAGCGCTGGCTGATACGGCCGGCCTCCCCGCAGCCCTGCACCACGAGCAAGCCCATGTGCGCCAGTGGCATACAGCCGACGTACTGCTGACGCAGCTTTTTACCGCCCTGGCCTGGCCCAACCCGGCCGCCTGGCTGCTGCGCCGCGCCGTGCTCGACAACCTCGAATACCTGGCCGACCGCGCCGCCCTGCAAACCGGCCTCGACCGCCGCGCCTACCAGTACTGCCTGCTGCGCCAGCAGGCGGGCGGCGTACCGGCCCCGGCGCTGGCTTTTCACTTTTCCTTTCTCACCCTCAAAAACCGGATTACCATGCTGAATCAACCTGCTTCTACTACCCGCCAGCTGGGCCGCTACCTGCTGGCCGCGCCCCTCGTGATGGCGCTGGCGCTGGGCTACACCGGGGCACGGGCCCAGGTAGCGCCTACCCCAGTGCCGGCCCAGAAGCCGATGACCAAAAATGTGACGTATTACCTTGATGGTAAGCTAACAACTCAAGCAGAATTTAACAAAATAAATCCTGACGACATTCAAAGCATGGATGTAATAAAGAATGCAGCACAGCGTAAAGCGTTGGGTTTAAGCAATTCTTCTTCGGATGGCATAGTATCAGTCATAACGAAGGCCAATGTCAACTCACCCGACGTGGCAGCTTTCAACAAGCGCGTGCCGCTGATACCCGCAACTACTGCCCAAAACGCCAGCGTTGCGGCAGTAACCGCTTACGTCATCAAAAACTATCCCAATGCCAGGTTGGAAACCGTTTCAATTGTTAATGGGGAAGCCGACCGTTACAAAGCTATTTTCATAGAGAACAGCCAACGAATGCAGCTGCTATTTGATGGCAAAGGCCAACCTGTGAAGCAGTAG
- a CDS encoding TCR/Tet family MFS transporter: MSPKRPAALAFIFVTILIDVIGLGVIIPVLPTLIEQLTGEGVSRASQYAGWLSFAYAAAQFAFAPVIGGLSDRFGRRPVLLASLLGLGCDYIFLALAPSIGWLFVGRTIAGITGASFTTATAYIADVSTPEKRAQNFGLVGAAFGLGFIIGPVLGGLFAHFGPRVPFVVAAGLSLCNFLYGLFLVPESLPLERRRPFEWARANAVASLIRLGKYPKILGLVVALVLLYLAGSATQSVWTFYTILKFHWNERLIGYSLGAVGLGALVVQGGLVRVLMPRLGPARAIVIGLVFYIIGFLLYSLASRDWMMFAITGIYCLGGLAGPALQGSISGQVPPNEQGELQGALTSLVSATGVVGPLFMTSLFAWFTRPRAPLYFPGMPFLVGAGLSVVALLVAAGPLRRLPPAIAAPAAPEGSGH; this comes from the coding sequence ATGTCGCCCAAACGCCCGGCCGCGCTGGCCTTCATCTTCGTCACTATTCTCATTGACGTTATCGGGCTGGGGGTTATTATCCCGGTGTTGCCCACGCTTATTGAGCAGCTCACGGGCGAAGGCGTGAGCCGCGCTTCGCAGTACGCCGGCTGGCTGTCGTTTGCCTACGCGGCAGCACAGTTTGCCTTTGCGCCGGTGATTGGCGGGCTGTCCGACCGCTTTGGGCGGCGGCCGGTGCTGCTGGCTTCGCTGCTGGGCCTGGGCTGCGACTACATCTTTCTGGCGCTGGCCCCGAGCATCGGCTGGCTGTTTGTGGGGCGCACTATTGCCGGCATCACCGGCGCCAGCTTTACCACGGCCACCGCCTACATTGCCGACGTGAGCACCCCCGAGAAGCGCGCCCAGAACTTTGGGCTGGTGGGCGCGGCGTTTGGCCTGGGCTTTATTATCGGGCCGGTACTGGGTGGGCTGTTTGCGCATTTCGGGCCTCGCGTGCCCTTTGTGGTAGCGGCCGGGCTAAGCTTATGCAACTTCCTCTACGGCCTGTTTCTGGTGCCCGAGTCGCTGCCCCTGGAGCGCCGCCGGCCTTTTGAGTGGGCGCGGGCCAACGCCGTAGCTTCGCTGATACGCCTGGGCAAATATCCCAAAATATTAGGCTTGGTAGTGGCCCTGGTGCTCCTGTATCTGGCTGGCTCGGCCACGCAGTCGGTCTGGACTTTCTACACCATCCTTAAGTTTCATTGGAATGAGCGGCTTATCGGCTACTCGCTCGGCGCGGTGGGCCTGGGTGCCCTCGTTGTGCAAGGCGGCCTGGTGCGGGTGCTGATGCCCCGGCTGGGCCCGGCGCGGGCAATCGTCATCGGCCTTGTTTTTTATATTATAGGTTTTTTACTATATTCGCTCGCCTCCCGGGATTGGATGATGTTTGCTATCACGGGCATCTACTGCCTGGGCGGACTGGCCGGGCCGGCTTTGCAGGGCAGCATTTCGGGGCAGGTGCCGCCCAATGAGCAGGGTGAGCTGCAAGGCGCGCTCACCTCGCTCGTCAGCGCCACCGGCGTAGTGGGGCCGCTGTTTATGACGAGCTTGTTTGCCTGGTTTACGCGGCCCCGGGCGCCGCTCTATTTTCCGGGGATGCCGTTTCTGGTAGGAGCGGGGCTCTCGGTGGTGGCGCTGCTGGTGGCGGCCGGGCCCCTGCGGCGGCTGCCGCCGGCTATCGCCGCCCCGGCTGCTCCTGAGGGTAGTGGTCATTGA
- a CDS encoding chemotaxis protein CheB, which produces MASLTYLIVIGTSAGGMPALTRLVAQLPATLPAAVLVVQHLAPDSNAEVLVNRLAQHTALHCQLATNNAPLEAGNLYLAPPDRHLLVKDTQLLVTKGPRENGYRPAADALFRSAAVAFDSYTIGVVLTGMLHDGTAGLDFIKRCGGTAVVQDPADAEFSSMPESALRNVAVDYVVPLDAMGALLTTLVTSSGSSSSGNMAPAIPPDLKLEAAIAERVVGTTEQVAQLGYQVPLTCPGCGGSLWELRQGSVLRYRCHTGHAFTADALAESSQHTLEETLWVALRMMEERKNLLASMASHSDSNLSVHQAERVEEMKRHINRLREFMLNGAERAEPTVSGTDETGKG; this is translated from the coding sequence GTGGCTAGCCTCACTTACCTTATTGTTATTGGCACCTCGGCCGGCGGCATGCCCGCGCTTACGCGGCTGGTAGCCCAGCTACCCGCTACGCTGCCCGCCGCGGTGCTCGTGGTGCAGCACCTGGCCCCCGACTCCAATGCCGAGGTGTTGGTAAACCGGCTCGCTCAGCACACGGCCCTGCACTGCCAGCTGGCTACTAATAATGCCCCGCTCGAAGCCGGCAACCTCTACCTGGCCCCGCCCGACCGCCACCTGCTGGTAAAAGACACCCAGCTGCTGGTGACCAAAGGGCCCCGTGAAAACGGCTACCGCCCCGCCGCCGACGCGCTGTTTCGCTCGGCGGCCGTCGCGTTCGACTCGTACACGATAGGCGTGGTACTTACCGGTATGCTGCACGATGGCACGGCGGGCCTCGACTTCATTAAGCGCTGTGGGGGCACGGCCGTGGTGCAAGACCCGGCCGATGCTGAGTTTTCGAGCATGCCCGAGAGCGCCCTGCGCAATGTGGCAGTAGACTATGTGGTACCCCTCGACGCAATGGGGGCGCTGCTGACTACCTTAGTGACCTCCTCCGGCAGCTCCTCTTCCGGCAACATGGCCCCTGCTATTCCTCCCGATTTAAAACTAGAAGCGGCTATTGCTGAGCGTGTTGTGGGAACCACTGAACAAGTAGCGCAGCTGGGATACCAGGTGCCCCTCACCTGCCCCGGCTGCGGGGGGTCGTTGTGGGAGCTGCGGCAGGGCAGCGTGCTGCGCTACCGCTGCCACACGGGCCACGCTTTCACGGCTGATGCCCTGGCCGAAAGCTCGCAGCACACGCTGGAAGAAACGCTGTGGGTAGCCCTGCGCATGATGGAGGAGCGGAAAAACTTGCTCGCCAGCATGGCCAGCCACAGCGATAGCAACCTGAGCGTGCACCAAGCCGAGCGCGTGGAAGAAATGAAGCGCCACATCAACCGCCTGCGTGAGTTTATGCTCAACGGCGCCGAGCGCGCCGAGCCAACCGTATCGGGCACCGACGAAACGGGAAAGGGCTAA
- a CDS encoding tail fiber domain-containing protein, which produces MKTLLLSTLLLAPVYAFAQSVGIGTTTPTASAALEIKSTSQGLLLPRLTLAQRTALTSSSTAPPVPGLVIYQTDNTPGLYAYDGATWVRLGADNLGNHTATQTLDLNSQRLLGNVGTSLGDSTAQVELNASVGTQSAALITRSTFGAKYTRAMLSGYGKLPDGTPTANDFGIWATAYRGGGWAGFFSAGSTTTPLRWVGICQNPGYNNTGSAIRIVDGTQGAGKVLTSDGSGYGKWQSLPPVTAAGGNFNLGPYYLVGNGGSTGIAISSAGAVGINTTTPYSQLANTATNIIGSDGAGGNPGSLTWAANQAGYASMFYNAGTAANSNGLAVKIAATGTAAALDVSQGITQDVAGAPLLRVLANGNVGIGVATPVTGAKLQVNGIALVGGGTVPTTVNATGLGWNAVNVNAGESEFYNYRGSGSGGFRFFSVGGTGTPTTSNNIAFINGSTGVYTTLSDRRVKTNIAPLDQGLRTVLALRPVSYDFHTSRRLQDGQVTFLPDDKPVRALGFVAQDLLQVVPEAVEKPADERREFYTVSYSTLVPVLTQAIQEQQAQIEELKKQNAALKAQAAADKAQATATLETFEARLRRLEAGTAQVQR; this is translated from the coding sequence ATGAAAACACTTCTACTCAGCACTCTACTACTTGCTCCCGTCTACGCTTTTGCCCAGAGCGTGGGTATCGGCACCACCACGCCCACCGCTTCGGCGGCACTCGAAATCAAGAGCACCAGCCAGGGCCTGCTGCTGCCGCGCCTGACGCTGGCGCAGCGCACGGCCCTCACCAGCAGCAGCACCGCCCCGCCGGTGCCGGGCTTGGTTATCTACCAGACCGATAACACCCCCGGCCTCTACGCCTACGACGGCGCGACCTGGGTGCGCCTCGGGGCCGATAACCTGGGCAACCACACCGCTACCCAAACCCTCGACTTGAACTCGCAGCGTCTGCTGGGCAACGTGGGCACCTCCCTGGGTGACTCCACCGCCCAGGTCGAGCTTAACGCCAGCGTGGGCACGCAGAGCGCCGCGCTCATCACGCGCAGCACCTTCGGGGCGAAGTACACGCGCGCCATGCTCTCGGGCTACGGCAAGCTGCCCGATGGCACCCCCACGGCCAACGACTTCGGCATCTGGGCCACGGCTTACCGCGGCGGCGGGTGGGCAGGCTTTTTCTCGGCCGGCAGCACCACCACGCCCCTGCGCTGGGTGGGCATCTGCCAGAACCCGGGCTACAACAACACCGGCTCGGCCATTCGCATCGTCGATGGCACCCAGGGGGCGGGCAAGGTGTTGACCTCGGACGGCAGCGGCTACGGCAAGTGGCAGTCGCTGCCGCCCGTTACGGCAGCCGGCGGCAACTTCAACCTGGGCCCGTACTACCTGGTAGGCAACGGCGGCAGCACGGGCATTGCCATTAGCAGCGCGGGCGCGGTGGGTATCAACACCACCACGCCCTACTCACAGCTGGCCAACACGGCCACTAACATCATCGGCAGCGATGGTGCCGGCGGCAACCCCGGCTCGCTGACCTGGGCCGCCAACCAAGCCGGCTATGCGAGCATGTTCTACAACGCCGGCACGGCGGCCAACTCGAACGGCTTAGCCGTCAAAATAGCCGCCACTGGCACCGCCGCCGCCCTCGACGTAAGCCAGGGAATTACCCAGGACGTGGCGGGCGCTCCGCTGTTGCGGGTGCTGGCCAACGGCAACGTGGGCATCGGCGTTGCCACGCCCGTGACCGGCGCCAAGCTGCAGGTGAATGGCATTGCCCTGGTGGGCGGCGGCACGGTACCCACCACCGTCAACGCCACGGGCCTGGGCTGGAACGCGGTGAACGTGAATGCGGGCGAAAGTGAGTTCTACAACTACCGGGGCTCGGGCAGCGGCGGCTTCCGCTTCTTTTCGGTGGGGGGCACGGGCACGCCCACTACCAGCAATAACATTGCCTTTATCAACGGCAGCACCGGGGTGTACACGACTCTGTCGGACCGGCGAGTGAAAACCAACATCGCCCCGCTGGACCAGGGCCTGCGCACGGTGCTGGCCCTGCGCCCGGTGTCCTACGACTTCCACACCAGTCGCCGCCTCCAGGACGGGCAGGTGACTTTTCTGCCCGACGATAAGCCGGTGCGGGCCCTGGGCTTCGTGGCCCAGGACCTGCTGCAAGTGGTGCCCGAGGCCGTGGAAAAGCCCGCCGACGAGCGACGGGAGTTCTACACCGTGTCCTACTCCACCCTAGTGCCGGTGCTCACCCAGGCCATTCAGGAGCAGCAGGCCCAGATAGAGGAGCTGAAAAAGCAGAACGCTGCTCTTAAAGCCCAAGCTGCCGCCGACAAGGCCCAGGCCACGGCCACCTTAGAAACCTTCGAGGCCCGGCTGCGGCGGTTGGAAGCGGGCACGGCCCAGGTACAGCGCTAG
- a CDS encoding BlaI/MecI/CopY family transcriptional regulator, translating into MERLTQPEEDALRALWHTGPAFVKEVLEQLPAPRPPYTTLASTLRNLERKLYIGAEKLGNSFRYSALVSAEDYQRRSLGALVREHFRDSYKELVSFFAKEEKVSAADLQEIIRLIEQQKPE; encoded by the coding sequence ATGGAACGACTCACCCAACCCGAAGAAGACGCGCTGCGGGCGCTCTGGCACACCGGCCCGGCCTTTGTAAAAGAAGTGCTGGAGCAGCTGCCCGCGCCGCGCCCCCCTTACACCACCCTGGCTTCTACGCTACGCAACCTGGAGCGCAAGCTGTATATAGGTGCCGAAAAGCTCGGGAATTCCTTTCGCTACTCAGCCCTGGTAAGTGCCGAGGACTACCAGCGCCGCTCGCTGGGCGCGCTGGTACGCGAGCACTTCCGCGACTCATACAAGGAGCTGGTTTCCTTTTTTGCAAAGGAGGAAAAGGTCAGCGCCGCCGATTTGCAGGAGATTATCCGCCTTATCGAACAGCAAAAGCCCGAGTAG